A stretch of the Bombyx mori chromosome 12, ASM3026992v2 genome encodes the following:
- the LOC101746565 gene encoding multidrug resistance-associated protein 1 isoform X5: protein MRASGVLFFFWLLLAVIEVPRLWCKALELKMNFVNGIQYGFISLAIHYGLIVLLLILNCFADAAPRDSVYTDSQNQCPERSAGFLSRLTFSWFDSLVLKGYRKEFEEGDVWDLNYQESSSEVVPRFKKYWEQPANRRNSSTKHIKAKFRRRSTDRTMKTNTKNRTVSILPALCFAFGGQFMFGTFLKLLSDISIFLSPQLLKLLIGFISSDEPTWRGYLYSFLFFGCAALETTLLSHYTLKMNIVGMRIRTALTNAIYQMALRMNNTTRKQSTVGEIINLMSVDAQRFVSLTSTLNMIWSAPFQIVLAIYFLWGVLGPSVLAGLAVMILLIPMNGFIARMEEKLEIRLMKFKDNRIKIMNEVLNGIKVLKMYAWELSFQGQIDQVRNKELNILKKVIYLDSLTSLTWSATPFLVSLTSFGCFILVNDSESLDSKKLFVALSLFNILRYPLMMLPNTISNIVQTSVSIKRLNKFLNSTVLDLESIEHDPQYSYPITVENGHFSWEGQDSSTVLRNINLRVPRGSLVAIVGAVGAGKSSLLSALLGEMTKVSGRVNVHGTIAYVSQEPWIQNATLKDNILFGKPFNKYKYKNVLNACTLVQDLEIFPGGDLTEIGEKGINLSGGQKQRVSLARAVYHEADNYLLDDPLSAVDSHVGKHIFDKVIGPAGLLKDRTRVWVTHNVSYLAQTDLVVVLRDGQVSEAGSYQHLLEKKGAFADFLLHHLSDAERSSVESVRKQDHEYRCSRTESHQNLQRIRLHSESNSEAEDRSGKLAISFKRSIEEIILNKSAEHVSYTEKEKSERGSVSWMVYKHYLKNIGVLAAAATILMNVVLQLFHIGSSYWLAEWSDNENEVVNSTMNLNQRNKYLAVYAGLGMGQAISSFLADLIPYLACWRAAKVIHELLLDNVLKTPLHFFEVTPIGRILSRFSKDIEIIDSMLPSQLINGVYCVFELIGILFVISLSTPSFLAIVVPVGLVYYVIQRFYVATSRQLKRLESIARSPIFSHFGETISGAATIRAFNVTERFIEESNEKLDRNLAYCYAIVVGKRWLGFRLEFIGNFILFFAAMFAVLSRDTISSGLVGLSLTYAMQVTASLNWLVRLASEIESNIVAVERIKEYSEKNKEAAWNLGKGPGVTWPETGALQLEQLTLEYRPGEPALRDVTCTVAPRDKLGIVGRTGAGKSTLTLGLFRIVEAAAGRILIDGVDIATLGLHQLRSRITIIPQEPILFSGTLRTNLDPFEAYSDEEIWRALEHAHLRAFVQGLPAGLRHEVAEGGENLSVGQRQLVCLARALLRKTPLLVLDEATAAVDLETDDLIQKTIRSEFASCTVLTIAHRLNTIMDSTKVMVLDRGQLVEYAAPQQLLNDKNSIFYSLAKDAGIVS from the exons ATGCGAGCTTCCGGCGTACTGTTTTTCTTCTGGTTACTGTTAGCTGTCATCGAAGTACCCAGGCTGTGGTGCAAAGCATTGGAATTGAAAATGAACTTCGTAAACGGAATACAATACGGATTTATTAGTCTTGCTATCCATTACGGACTGATAGTATTAttgttaatattgaattgtttcgCTGACGCAGCGCCACGTGATTCCGTGTACACGGATTCTCAG aaCCAATGTCCCGAAAGATCTGCTGGTTTTCTAAGTCGTCTAACCTTCAGTTGGTTCGATTCTTTAGTACTAAAAGGATATCGTAAGGAATTTGAAGAAGGCGATGTGTGGGATTTGAATTATCAAGAATCTTCTTCAGAAGTCGTACCAAGATTTAAGAAATACTGGGAACAACCGGCAAATAGACGTAACTC ATCAACAAAACACATAAAAGCAAAATTTCGAAGAAGATCAACTGATAGAACCATGAAAACTAATACTAAAAATCGAACTGTGTCAATATTACCAGCTCTTTGCTTTGCCTTCGGAGGACAGTTCATGTTTGGGACATTCCTGAAACTGCTGAGTGatatttccatttttttatcaCCACAACTGCTCAA GCTTCTTATAGGGTTTATAAGCAGCGATGAGCCAACATGGAGGGGCTACTTATATTCTTTCCTGTTCTTTGGTTGTGCCGCTCTTGAAACAACGCTGTTGAGTCATTACACTTTGAAAATGAACATTGTCGGAATGAGGATAAGAACAGCATTAACGAACGCTATTTACCAAATGGCTCTTCGCATGAACAATACGACGCGGAAGCAGTCGACAGTTGGTGAAATTATTAATCTGATGTCCGTGGATGCCCAAag ATTCGTCAGTTTGACAAGCACATTAAACATGATTTGGTCTGCGCCTTTTCAGATTGTGCttgctatttattttttgtggGGCGTACTAGGTCCTTCTGTTCTCGCCGGATTGGCGGTTATGATTCTTTTAATTCCAATGAACGGTTTCATTGCTCGTATGGAAGAGAAACTGGAAATCAGATTAATGAAATTCAAAGATAACAGAATTAAAATCATGAATGAGGTGTTGAACGGAATTAAG GTCCTAAAAATGTATGCTTGGGAATTAAGTTTTCAAGGACAGATTGACCAAGTGAGAAATAAAGAACTTAATATACTGAAGAAAGTGATTTACTTAGATTCCCTGACGTCATTAACGTGGTCTGCGACACCATTTCTG GTTTCACTCACGTCTTTTGggtgttttattttagtaaatgaTTCGGAGAGTTTGGATTCAAAGAAATTATTTGTGGCCTTATCTCTATTCAACATATTACGTTATCCATTAATGATGCTGCCAAACACAATATCAAATATCGTTCAA acttCCGTTAGCATAAaacgtttaaataaatttttgaattcaACGGTTTTAGATTTAGAATCAATCGAACATGACCCTCAATATT CCTATCCGATAACTGTGGAAAACGGACACTTCTCGTGGGAAGGTCAAGATTCTAGTACGGTGTTGAGAAATATAAATTTGCGTGTGCCCCGAGGTTCTTTGGTGGCAATAGTCGGTGCTGTGGGCGCCGGGAAGAGCTCGTTACTGTCCGCACTTTTGGGCGAGATGACTAAGGTGTCGGGACGTGTCAACGTTCACG GTACAATAGCATACGTGTCACAAGAGCCATGGATACAGAATGCCACATTGAAAGATAACATTCTCTTCGGGAAGCcgtttaataaatacaaatataagaATGTACTAAACGCCTGTACTCTTGTGCAAGACTTGGAAATATTTCCCGGAGGAGATCTAACTGAGATAGGTGAAAAAG GTATAAACTTATCGGGCGGTCAGAAGCAGCGCGTGTCGCTGGCGCGCGCCGTGTACCACGAGGCGGACAACTACCTGCTGGACGACCCGCTCAGCGCCGTGGACTCGCACGTCGGCAAGCACATCTTCGACAAGGTCATCGGGCCCGCCGGCCTGCTCAAGGACAGGACGCGCGTCTGGGTCACGCACAACGTGTCCTACCTCGCGCAGACCGACCTGGTCGTCGTGCTGCGCGACGGACAGGTCTCCGAGGCCGGCTCCTACCAGCACCTGCTCGAGAAGAAGGGCGCCTTTGCTGACTTCCTGCTTCATCATCTAAGCGATGCAGAACGGTCATCAGTCGAAT CTGTCAGAAAACAAGACCACGAATACAGATGCTCAAGGACAGAATCCCACCAGAATTTACAAAGAATTCGTTTACATTCCGAGAGCAACTCAGAAGCAGAGGACCGATCAG GAAAACTAGCTATCAGCTTTAAAAGAAGTATcgaagaaattattttaaataaatccgCCGAGCACGTTAGTTATACTGAAAAAGAGAAATCTGAAAGGGGCAGT GTTTCGTGGATGGTTTACAAGCACTACTTGAAAAACATCGGCGTACTGGCCGCAGCAGCTACTATACTAATGAACGTGGTTCTACAGCTCTTTCATATCGGTTCGAGCTATTGGTTGGCAGAATGGTCCGACAACGAGAACGAA gttGTTAACAGTACTATGAATTTGAACCAGCGGAACAAGTACCTCGCAGTATACGCTGGCCTCGGTATGGGACAAG CGATATCGTCATTTCTAGCCGACTTGATACCATACTTGGCGTGCTGGCGAGCTGCGAAGGTCATCCACGAACTGTTACTGGACAATGTGTTAAAGACGCCGTTGCATTTTTTCGAAGTCACGCCTATTGGCAGAATACTGTCAAGATTCTCTAAAGATATTGAAATTATTGACTCTATGCTACCTTCTCAATTAATCAATGGGGTGTATTGCGTCTTCGAA CTCATTGGCATTTTATTCGTGATAAGCTTGTCGACGCCATCATTCTTAGCAATAGTTGTACCAGTAGGTCTAGTGTACTATGTAATACAACGGTTCTACGTGGCTACGTCTCGTCAGCTCAAGCGGCTAGAGTCCATAGCTCGCTCGCCGATATTCTCACACTTCGGCGAAACGATCAGTGGAGCAGCCACCATTCGCGCTTTCAACGTAACCGAGag GTTTATTGAAGAATCAAATGAAAAGTTAGATCGCAACCTCGCTTATTGCTATGCGATTGTAGTAGGAAAGCGATGGCTTGGTTTCCGATTAGAATTCATTGGAAACTTCATATTATTTTTCGCTGCAATGTTTGCTGTTCTCAGCAGAGATACTATAAGCTCGGGTCTCGTGGGACTTTCCTTAACCTACGCTATGCAG GTAACTGCATCGTTGAATTGGCTTGTTCGGCTAGCTTCTGAAATTGAAAGTAATATTGTAGCTGTAGAACGGATAAAAGAATACTCTGAGAAAAATAAG GAAGCTGCGTGGAACTTAGGGAAAGGGCCCGGCGTGACGTGGCCCGAGACGGGAGCGCTACAGCTGGAGCAGCTGACGCTGGAGTACCGCCCCGGCGAGCCGGCGCTGCGTGACGTCACGTGCACGGTCGCGCCGCGCGACAAGCTCGGCATCGTGGGACGCACCGGCGCCGGCAAGTCTACTCTCACGCTCGGGCTCTTCAG GATCGTGGAGGCAGCCGCCGGACGCATCCTGATCGACGGCGTCGACATCGCGACCCTCGGGCTGCACCAGCTGCGGTCGCGCATCACCATCATCCCGCAGGAGCCGATCCTGTTCTCGGGCACGCTGCGCACCAACCTGGACCCGTTCGAGGCGTATAGCGACGAGGAGATCTGGCGCGCGCTGGAACACGCCCACCTCCGTGCCTTCGTGCAGGGGCTGCCGGCCGGGCTGCGGCACGAGGTGGCGGAGGGCGGCGAGAACCTGTCGGTGGGACAGCGCCAGCTCGTGTGCCTGGCGCGCGCGCTGCTACGCAAGACGCCGCTGCTGGTGCTGGACGAGGCCACCGCGGCCGTCGACCTCGAGACTGACGACCTCATCCAGAAGACGATCCGCTCGGAGTTCGCGTCGTGCACGGTGCTCACTATCGCGCACCGCCTCAACACCATCATGGACTCCACCAAAGTGATGGTGCTCGACCGCGGGCAGCTCGTAGAATATGCGGCCCCTCAACAACTACTTAACGATAAAAACTCCATTTTCTACTCCTTAGCAAAAGATGCTGGAATTGTCAGTTGA